In the genome of Variovorax sp. PAMC26660, the window CGTCACCAAGAGCGACCTGCTGTATGGCTTTACCGACTACTTCGACGACCTCGGCAAGGAGCAGCGCGCGCAAGTCTTCGGCTTCACGCTGCCGCCCGAAGAAGTCGTGCAGGTCGATGAAAAGGGCATGTCGGCCGCGTTCCAGCGCGAGTTCGCGTTGCTGCACAACCGCATCAACGACGGGCTGATCGCACGCATGCAGCGCGAGACCGATGGCACGCGCCGCGCGGCGATCTTCGGTTTTCCGGCGCAGTTCGGCTCCATCGGCTCGCTGCTGTCCGACCTGCTCGACCAGGTGTTCACCGGCTCGCGCTTCGCGCAGCCGCCGTGGGTGCGCGGCGTGTACTTCACCAGCGGCACGCAGGAAGGCAGCCCGATCGACCGCGTGATGGGCAGCCTGTCGCGCAGCTTCGGCATCGAGCGCGCGATGCTCGCGCCGCAAAAGAGCAGCGGTCGCAGCTACTTCCTCACATCGTTGCTGCGCGACGTGGTGTTCCCCGAGCAGCGCCTCGCGGGCGCCGACGTGAAGCTGGAGCGCCGCCGCCACACGCTGCGCGTGATCGGCGTCACCGCGATGACGCTCGTCACCGTCGGCCTGCTCGCAGCCTGGGGCTACAGCACGCTGCAGAACATGAACTACCTGAAGTCGGTCGAGGCCCGCGTCGCGCCCGCGCAGCAGACCCTGGCTGCGCTGCCGGCGCGCGTGCAGAACCTGGTCGAGGTCGCGCCCGTGCTGCAGGGCCTGCGCGACATCTGGAAGACGCCCGACAACCACCAGGGCGACGAGCCGCTGTCGATGACGCTGGGCCTCTACCAGGGCGACAAGCTCGATGCGGCCGCCATGCTCACGCACCAGCGCGCGCTCAACGACGCCTTCCTGCCGCAGATCGCCAAGCGCATCGAAGACCAGTTGCGCACCGCGCAGAAAGACAACCTGGAGTACACCTACGAGGCGCTCAAGAGCTACCTGATGCTCTACCAGCCCGAGCACTTCGATGCGGAGGCGCTCAAGGCCTGGATCACGCTCGACTGGTCGCGCAGCCTGGACCGCGGCATTCCCGAAGACCAGCGCAAGGCACTCGAAGACCAGCTCGACGTGCTCATCGCCCAAGGTCCGCCGCGCTCGCCGCTGAAGATGGACGAAAACCTGGTGCGCAGCGTGCGCGCCGTGCTCGCGAGCTATCCGCTGGAGCAGCGCGTGTTCAGCCGCCTCAAGCGCCAGCGCGCCAGCAAGGACATCCCGGGCTTCAGCGTGGCCACGGCCACCGGTCCTTCGGGACCGCTGGTGTTCGAGCGCATCAGCGGCAAGCCGTTGACCGAAGGCGTGCCGGGCATGTTCACCTACGACGGCTATCACAAGCGCTTCCAGAACGAAGTGACCGTGCTCACCGGCCTGCTGGCGGCCGAAGACCCGTGGGTGCTCGGGCAGGACCGCAACACCGCCGACCGCCTGCGCGACGTGGCCGCGCTCGGCGCGCTCACCGATCGCGTGCGTCGCCTTTATCTGGAGGAGTACGTCAAGCAGTGGGAAGCACTGCTTGCCGACGTGCGCCTGATCCGCGCCAACGGGTTGGAGAAGAACATCGAGACCGCGCGCATCCTCTCGGGCGTCGATTCGCCGCTGGCCAACTTCTTGCGCGCGGTGGTGAAACAGACCACGCTGATCCCGCAAGGCGAAGCCGGCAAGGACGTGGTCAGCAAGGCCGCCGAGTCCGTGCGCAACACCCGCAAGGGCCTGGAAGACCTGTTCGGCGGCGACCCTGGCAAGCAGGTGGCGCCGGGCAAGCGCATCGAGAGCATCGTGGACGACCGCTTCGAGCCGCTGCGCCGCCTCGTCACCGCCGGCGGCCCCAACCAGCCTGCGCCCATCGACGATGCGCTCAAGCTCTTCAACGAGGTGTACGTGTATCTCAACGCCGTCGACACGGCGGTCAAGGGCCGCACCTCGCCGCCACCCGGTGACGTGGCGGGCAAGCTCAAGTCCGACGCCGGCCGCCTGCCAGAGCCCGTGCGCACCATGGTCGAGAACCTGAGTCAGTCGGGCGCGGCGCAGGCCCAGGTGGCCGAGCGTGGCAATCTGAGCCAGGACCTGCGTCCCGTGGCCGAGTTCTGCGCGCGCGCCATTGCCGGCCGTTATCCCTTCGTGCCCGGCAGCAAGCGCGACGTGCTGCCCGAAGACTTCGGCCAGATGTTCGGCCCCGGTGGCCTGATGGACGACTTCTTCCAGAAGCGCCTGGCCGCGCTGGTCGACACCAGCACGCGGCCGTGGCGCTACAAGCCCGTGGCCGAACGCGGGGCCATCACCACGCAGGCGCTGGCGCAGTTCGAGCGCGCCGCGCGCATCAAGGACATCTTCTTTCGCGCTGGCGGCCGCAGCCCGTCGATGCGGCTGGACTTCAAGCCGGTGGAGATGGACGCGGGCATCACGCAGTTCATCCTCGACGTCGATGGCCAGCTCGTGAAGTACGCGCACGGCCCCGTGGTGCCGATGGCCGTGCAGTGGCCGGGTCCGAAGGGCAGCAACCAGGTGCGCATCCAGGTCAGCCCGCCGTCGACCACCGGCAGCTCGGGCTCGGCGGTCGATGGGCCGTGGGCGCTGTTCCGTGCGCTCGACGATGGCCAGCTCGAAGCGGGCGACGCGCCCGAGAAGTTCTTCATCACCTTCCAGATCGGCGCGCGCAAGACGCGTTTCGAAGTGACGACGAACAGCGTGCAGCATCCGATCCGGCTGCGTGAGCTGCGGGAGTTTTCCTGCCCGGAGGGGTTGTGAGCGTTGCCTCTGCTTCTTCTTGCGTTTTTGCTTCGGCCGAATTGCCGGGGTGGTTCGGCAAGCTGCCGGGCATGGGGGACTTTGCGCATCGGCGATTGCCTGAATCGTTTCGCGCCGTGTGGGATGCATGGCTGCAACGCGGGTTGGCGCGGCTGCGGGACCGGCATGCGGACTGGACTTCGCATTACCTCGAAGCGCCGATCTGGTGCTTTGCGCTGGGGGCGCAGGTGGCGGGCGAGCGGCGATGGATCGGGGTGTTGATGCCTTCTGTGGATGGGGTGGGGCGGTACTTTCCGTTCACGCTGGCTGTCGAGCTGGATGACGGTGTTGCGGATCGGCTGGAAGGGGAAGCGCTGGGTGCCGCGTTGCACTGGTGGGCGTTGGGGACGCAGGCTGCGTTGGAAGGGCTTGATGGGGATTTGGATGCGCTGAGGTTTGATGCGGTGCTGGGGCGGTTGTTTGTTGCTGCTGCCGCTGGTGCGAGCGGCGTTGTTGCATCGCTTGAACTGCCGGGGGCGGGGGCTTCGTTGTGGTTGGGGGATCCGGCTGTTGAAGGCGGGGTTCGGATGACTGTTGCTGGATTGCCGGTTGATGGGCAATTCGAGGCTTTGTTTCTCGGGGGCGGGGAATGACGGGGGCTATTCGTTTTGCTTTCCGAGGCCGGGTCTCGGCCCGGCGGCCGACCTACTTTTCTTTGCTTCGCCAAAGAAACGTAGGCAAAAGAAAGGCGACCCTGCTGTCTGCGTCCCTCCGCTTCGCTACGGGCAACCTGCGGTGCACGACGCCGGTGGGGGTCCGCAGAACTCGCTTCGCTCAGACAGCTGCGGCCCTGATCCCACCGGCGCCGAGCACCGCAGGCGCAGCCAGAAGGGCTTTGGAAACCACACGGGCCTTTGCTTCGCTCGGCCACCAAGGCACCGCGACGCTGCGCGCCGCAGTGCCTTGGGATGGCGCATCGAGTTCTACGTTGGCTGTGGGTTGTGCGTTTGGGTTGCGGGTTGCGCCCGGGCCGAGCGAAGCGACGGCCCGAGTTGTCTCCAACCCCCTCTGGCTGCGCCGAGGAGCGGAGCGTTTCGCGGATCAGGGCCGCAGTTGTTTGAGCGAAGCGAGTTCTGCGGACCCCGCGAAACGCGAGCACCGCAGGTTGCCCCGTAGCGAAGCGCAGGGGTCGCAGACAGTGGGGTCGCCTTTCTTTTGCCTACGTTTCTTTGGCGAAGCAAAGAAAAGTAGGTCGCCTGCCGGGGCGAGACCCGGCCTCGGAAAGAAAACCCAAAGCGCAGATCAAAAAGGAGCCAGTCAATGACCGACTCCCCAAAAAACCAACCCCCAGAAGACGACCGCACCCGCGTCGTCTCCCGGCCTGCGCAGCAGAGCAACGACACCTCAGCAACCATCATCACAGGCGGCGCCCCCACCAGCCTGTCCCCAACAGCAGTACCACCAACAACCCCAGGCGCAGGCACGCATGAAGCCGGCCTCCTCCTGGTAGGCAGCCGCCTCGCAGAATTCGAAATCACAAGAGTCATAGGCCAGGGCGGCTTCGGCGTCGTCTACGAAGCCTGGGACCACGACCTCGAACGCGTGGTCGCCATCAAGGAATACCTGCCGACATCGCTGTCGACCAGACAGCACGACGGCACCGTGGTCCCGCTGTCCGAGCGACACCGCGAAACCTTCGACCTCGGCATGCGCAGCTTCATCAACGAAGCCCGCCTGCTGGCCCAGTTCGATCACCCGTCGCTGCTCAAGGTCTACCGCTTCTGGCAGGAGCGCGGCA includes:
- the tssM gene encoding type VI secretion system membrane subunit TssM, encoding MIKKIFGFLFSPLLLTLLALIVVALLIWWIGPLVKIGALVPLESEMVRAIVIGVIVLIVVLRALYRRWRARRASQHLTDGLMKAPAAKTDAPVNGEQKILDTRFSEAVATLKQMRLHAAGKKPGWRDWMSISGGSYLYDLPWYVFIGAPGAGKTTALVNSGLSFPLAEKFGPGAIRGVGGTRNCDWWFTDEAVLIDTAGRYTTQDSHQSEDKSAWEGFLGLLKKARPRRPLNGVFLTVSVADLLSQGPEARTQLAASIRARLLELDGKLTTRLPVYVLVTKSDLLYGFTDYFDDLGKEQRAQVFGFTLPPEEVVQVDEKGMSAAFQREFALLHNRINDGLIARMQRETDGTRRAAIFGFPAQFGSIGSLLSDLLDQVFTGSRFAQPPWVRGVYFTSGTQEGSPIDRVMGSLSRSFGIERAMLAPQKSSGRSYFLTSLLRDVVFPEQRLAGADVKLERRRHTLRVIGVTAMTLVTVGLLAAWGYSTLQNMNYLKSVEARVAPAQQTLAALPARVQNLVEVAPVLQGLRDIWKTPDNHQGDEPLSMTLGLYQGDKLDAAAMLTHQRALNDAFLPQIAKRIEDQLRTAQKDNLEYTYEALKSYLMLYQPEHFDAEALKAWITLDWSRSLDRGIPEDQRKALEDQLDVLIAQGPPRSPLKMDENLVRSVRAVLASYPLEQRVFSRLKRQRASKDIPGFSVATATGPSGPLVFERISGKPLTEGVPGMFTYDGYHKRFQNEVTVLTGLLAAEDPWVLGQDRNTADRLRDVAALGALTDRVRRLYLEEYVKQWEALLADVRLIRANGLEKNIETARILSGVDSPLANFLRAVVKQTTLIPQGEAGKDVVSKAAESVRNTRKGLEDLFGGDPGKQVAPGKRIESIVDDRFEPLRRLVTAGGPNQPAPIDDALKLFNEVYVYLNAVDTAVKGRTSPPPGDVAGKLKSDAGRLPEPVRTMVENLSQSGAAQAQVAERGNLSQDLRPVAEFCARAIAGRYPFVPGSKRDVLPEDFGQMFGPGGLMDDFFQKRLAALVDTSTRPWRYKPVAERGAITTQALAQFERAARIKDIFFRAGGRSPSMRLDFKPVEMDAGITQFILDVDGQLVKYAHGPVVPMAVQWPGPKGSNQVRIQVSPPSTTGSSGSAVDGPWALFRALDDGQLEAGDAPEKFFITFQIGARKTRFEVTTNSVQHPIRLRELREFSCPEGL
- the tagF gene encoding type VI secretion system-associated protein TagF, whose amino-acid sequence is MSVASASSCVFASAELPGWFGKLPGMGDFAHRRLPESFRAVWDAWLQRGLARLRDRHADWTSHYLEAPIWCFALGAQVAGERRWIGVLMPSVDGVGRYFPFTLAVELDDGVADRLEGEALGAALHWWALGTQAALEGLDGDLDALRFDAVLGRLFVAAAAGASGVVASLELPGAGASLWLGDPAVEGGVRMTVAGLPVDGQFEALFLGGGE